Proteins from a genomic interval of Lycium ferocissimum isolate CSIRO_LF1 chromosome 2, AGI_CSIRO_Lferr_CH_V1, whole genome shotgun sequence:
- the LOC132037720 gene encoding uncharacterized protein LOC132037720, with protein MEFFQKSKSVRLKSHHEKFLHADPDQETVYQDRSGSSKSAKWTVEFPEGFDNVIRLKSCYGKYLTASDEQFLFGVTGQKVIQSLPSKLDSLVEWEPMKEGSVVKLKTRYGNYLRANSGLPPWRNSVTHDIPHRHQDWILWEVDTVEELPESNDESISRSESVGDDLSSSFHLTTAKFSRTQSSVMSEGRLINYYVADENGNVNDSVEGPSFQFKGHGLEELTQKLEEETGLEKIVVCSRNKFNGNLYPLRLALPPNNATMNVVVIPASSKVAKELMADVPTSKWSVLKTLS; from the exons ATGGAATTCTTTCAGAAATCCAAATCTGTTAGGCTCAAGAGCCACCATGAGAAATTCTTACATGCTGATCCTGATCAAGAAACCGTATACCAAGATCGCAGTGGATCTTCAAAATCCGCAAAATGGACTGTTGAATTCCCTGAAGGATTCGACAATGTGATCCGATTAAAAAGCTGTTATGGCAAATACCTTACAGCCTCAGATGAACAATTTTTATTTGGTGTAACAGGTCAAAAAGTTATCCAAAGTTTGCCTAGTAAATTGGATTCATTAGTTGAGTGGGAACCAATGAAGGAAGGATCTGTAGTAAAGCTGAAAACTAGATATGGGAATTATTTAAGGGCGAATAGTGGATTACCTCCTTGGAGAAATTCAGTTACACATGATATACCTCATAGACATCAAGATTGGATCTTATGGGAAGTTGATACTGTTGAGGAACTTCCAGAATCGAACGATGAAAGCATTTCGAGATCGGAATCAGTGGGTGATGATTTGAGCTCATCTTTTCATCTTACAACTGCTAAATTCTCCAGGACTCAG TCCTCGGTGATGTCCGAAGGTAGGCTTATCAATTATTATGTGGCAGATGAAAATGGAAATGTGAATGATTCAGTGGAAGGGCCTTCATTTCAGTTCAAAGGGCATGGATTAGAGGAACTGACTCAAAAGTTGGAAGAAGAAACAGGGCTCGAGAAGATTGTTGTTTGTTCTAGGAACAAATTTAATGGGAATTTATATCCTCTCCGTTTAGCATTACCTCCAAACAATGCAACTATGAATGTTGTTGTAATACCTGCATCGTCTAAAG TGGCAAAGGAACTGATGGCAGATGTTCCCACATCCAAATGGTCGGTGTTGAAGACTCTATCGTGA
- the LOC132048053 gene encoding uncharacterized protein LOC132048053: MEHLEKAKIIRLKTHNGKYLTASKDEKSVRQSRDGSTVNALWSVEFLDGQHYLRLKSCYGKYLTASNVPLIPKISGSRKIMQTLPKKLSSAIEWEAEQDGSLYQIRLKTRYGHFLRPFGGIPPWRNIVTHDVPHRKKSTLWEIEIMESQLVHQKIQPATNFAQFTKAFSCSFAEPI; encoded by the exons ATGGAGCACTTGGAGAAGGCAAAAATCATTCGTCTCAAAACGCACAATGGCAAATACCTAACAGCAAGCAAAGATGAGAAATCTGTACGTCAAAGTCGTGATGGCTCAACCGTAAATGCTCTTTGGTCCGTGGAATTTTTGGATGGCCAACATTATCTACGCCTTAAAAGTTGTTATGGCAAGTACTTGACAGCTTCAAATGTTCCATTAATTCCTAAG ATTAGTGGATCAAGAAAAATCATGCAGACTCTACCTAAAAAGCTGAGTTCCGCAATAGAATGGGAGGCTGAACAAGATGGATCGTTATACCAAATTCGTCTAAAGACGCGATACGGCCATTTCTTGAGACCCTTTGGAGGGATACCCCCATGGAGGAACATTGTCACCCATGATGTTCCTCATAGGAAAAAATCTACCTTATGGGAAATCGAAATTATGGAGAGTCAGTTGGTTCACCAAAAGATTCAACCTGCTACAAACTTCGCCCAATTTACCAAAGCATTCTCTTGTTCTTTTGCTGAGCCCATATAA